The DNA region GACGGAATATGGATGAGGGACTAAAAGTGCTTTCGTTTGATAAAGTGAGGGACGTTTTTTGCAATTTTCTTACTTTAAGGACGATAACCGCACAATGGGCAaacgtgagggaccaaaagtgcaattaagcctttataaTATTATTGAATAGAATCTATTTTCAAAGGATACTACAAATCATCACCTCTAATAGGTGAAGTTTAAAACATTTGTACTTTTCAAGGACTTGGGTATATTCTAACATAATCAAGGTTTAAAATTGTGGTCTCCAATTGCAATTGCAACCACAACTGAGATTTTATAGGTTCTGCAATTGCATAATTACTGCAATTGTGGGCGCATAAATCATATGTATATGCAATGTTTCATAATATCAAGGACTGTAACGTGATTGCAACAACAATATAAACCTCCTATCTGATACTGTATGGTTTTGTGTATTTAGTCATGAAATATGATTTTCATTGCTTTTGTTAGAGAGTAGAAAAATCCCTAACAAGCCAAACACTCAAATAAgggtaataaagtaatttgcaAGAAATTAATAGTCTGAAATTTATTAAGAATAGAGTCTGGTTCCTCCAAAACAGGGCTAGTTCCCTTACAAACTTAATAATTCTCAGATAGATTCCACTCCTAACACTCAAGTCCTATATATAATACTCAATAAAGATATCACCCTAAAATtcctaaaaataaaagataactcCTAATAATAAAACATTCtctcctaaaataaaatatgaagtaCACAATTAAATAACCCTCAACTCTACGCCCCATTCTAGAATAAACCCTCAATAGTGGAGGAACCACTTGGATCCTCTACGCCCCATACTACGACTTGACCGAAGCAATGATGTGAGATAAGGAGCAATGtggattaattttaaatttaaactatTGCTTTGCAGGGGGTTTTCTTCTCGGCAGGACTTTGGCTGTGTTCATAACTATAACACTGACAACATCTATGGCAGCTAAGCTGGGCCCCATACCTATGGCAGGTCATCAAATTTGCATGCAAGTTTGGTTGTCTATATCTTTGCTCACTGGTGCCTTGGCACTTGCTGGTCAGGTTAGATAATACTATTGCAATGAACTTTAACACGGCTTTTTAATCAGATATATACCAAAATTCCACCAGATGCTCAAACATATCTCATAAGAAGCTTGGCTTGTCCAGTTTCCAAATCACATGAATTCAGAAGAACAAAATTGTATAAAATGCATTATGGTCCACATTTGCGGGCTTTCCCTGCCTTGGAAATCAATAAAATAGGGTACCATCAAGTTTCAAAACTTTTTTTCCAAAtaaaagaaatcaaacttctaagCAAGGGTTGAATTACTGTCCCATATTGCATGATAAGGTGTGTATGTTCCATTTCAGTGAGATACTAAAACGTTATGAGTAAGAATTTCAATATTTCTACCATGTCCTTTAACACAGTTGAAGACTATGTGATGAAACAAGTGGTTGTGTATCATTATCATATAGTCTCAAATGATAAAGATGCTACAAATTCTACCATTAGTGGAATTCTTATTACTTGAAGATCTAACAGTAACAAACTGTTTGAAGATTATTAGTGATTTGAAGTTTGGCTGGAAATTACCATGTCATGTTGTTATAATGACATTTATTTTACAGGATCTTCTTGCCGGTAGTTGCTCCCTGGGAAATTATGCTCAAGCACGCCTCATTATATATAGAGTGATACAGGTTACTGGTTATCACCATAAACTGCCACCCTTCTTCCTTCATTACATTAAAACATACTGATCCCGAATTCTTTTATCCTCAAGCAGATTGGTCTGGGAGCTGGAATCACTTTGTCTATGATCCTGTTCTTTGGGTTTGGAGCATTTACTAGTTTATTTACCACAGATTCAGAAGTTCTGGATGTTGCTCGGTCAGGTCTATTGGTAAGGAAACACGATTGTTTGCAGATAATTACATTTTTACCACTTTGTTAGCCTTCATGCCATTCCCTTGTTGACAAGGATTGACTTTTAAAATTAAGCAATCACCCTGCCCAAAGTGAGACTTGAGTGGCTATGTCAGGTCCTTAAGTACCAATTCAAAATTGAAATGCTTATGATTGAAAACATTGTCAAGTGTATTTACTAGGGAAGGAGTTAGTCCAAGAAGGTAGAACAGGGAAATTATCTTTTGCTCATGTCTTGACAAATTGAGTATCATGATTACTTATCTTGTAAAGTGACTTGGTTGGGATGACTTTATGAACTGTTTTATTTTTCGAGAAAGTATTAATTGACAATATTGATCAATGTAATTGACTGTTGCATGGTTACAAGTTCAAGTGAATTTCATTTGGGTGTATTTCtatatttaattcatttttagatttagacttttctttctcttctatgGTTGACTCATATCTTGGCTGCTGAAGACTTTTTGGGTAGATTGAAAGCTAATGTTTTCTGACAGCATCAGAATGTATGTGCTTGAACGTTGTTTTACTTTTACCCATGCTATAACCTTTTAGTGGGACTAATTAATGTTGGTGACATGCATTTCGATTCTCCATTCTGTTTTGTGTGCTTGTATAAATAGTGATGTTTGAAATATCTGAAATTTACTCACATGTGCAGTTTGTTGCTGGATCTCAACCAGTGAACGCTTTGGCATTTGTTATTGATGGGATTTATTATGGGGTATCAGACTTTGAATATGCCGCTTACTCGATGGTAATTATCTAGTGCAGTAATTAAAAGATTCTTAACTCATTTCCTTTTGTCCTCCCCGGCCTGCACCATCCCTCTTTGTCCTTTGTTCATGGCTTCTGTTAAGGTTAGGTGCTAGCTGGactattttcttcaatttttctgCTGCTGGTTGGTCCAATATTTGGACTTCCTGGAGTTTGGGCAGGACTGTTTATCTTCATGACTTTGCGTGTTCTAGCTGGAGTTTCAAGGTAAAGTACGTATCATTCATTTCGATGGTGATAGTTGGGAAACTTTGCATTGTTGGCTAACCTGATGTATTTATATCAAAATCTTAGCTCAATTAACAGTGGCAGAATAGACATGTTGGTTGAGTGTGATTCACTGATTTGGCAATCATTAGTTTTCTAGGGCTTGTTTGATTACTCTTTTGTAGAagttttcattttctaaaaccagaagaagaagaaaaacagtCGTTTGGTATGAACTGAATAGGGTTTAGGGCAGTGGCGGAACTAGGATATAAAAATTGAGGGGGTTAAAATAAATAAGATTCCAattcatgtatatatatatgtatttatatggcttatcaaaaaaaaaatatgtatatgtatatatgtatatgtatgtatatataacataaaaataaagatTATACATCAATATTTAGTGTTTTTCCGTACAATATAgtgattttaataatattattgtacctttaaataacatttttttaaccGTTCTCACAAGTCTTTTATTTGAAAACCGAATGTATTTTTTACttagttattaattttttagagAAATTCATCACATTCAAATGttgttatattaaaaaaaatattcttaatattttattttacctttaaacgtcatttttaattattttgacaagactttttttttaaagtaataaatttcttttactttttttttgaaaattattcttttacttttgatgatttatttttttggtagaaATTAAACATATTGCATTAGTATATAATTCTTAATTCTAAAATTGGAATATTTTTAACTCTTAAAAtttttatgaaaagaaaaaaatgtcaaTGCAATTCATTTTAAATTGGTATGATAGATGTACTAATAAGTAAtaatagtataaaaattataatCAAAATTAATGATAAGTAAAAAGATGTAtatgaaattttaaataaatatttaacgaAAAGTATATAAACAAGGTTTAAATTTCTATACTTTTATCTAAGTTGTCAGATACTACCATAgttatgtaaccaaaaaatacTACTGGTAAAATCTAAAATAATGGAAAAAACAACAGGGCAGGATTCGAACCTTGTCTCTACAGGCAAAGGGGATATCACTAACCACTGGGGCACACTGAGTATTATATTATAAGATGCATATATATAATACATAtataaaagtatttataaagTTTGGCCCTCCCCTGTCTCAACATAGTTCCGCCATTGGTTTAAGGTTTCTATGAACAGTTCTTGTTTTCAGTTTctaaaactgaaatcccaaaacaTCTCAAAGATGTTTAATTTATGTTCtcatttttagttttcaagTCACAGGTCTTCCAGATCTGAAAAACATATGGCTCAAAtagtttttttccttcttttagaAAACAGGTTTTGAAAATTGTTTCTAAACATAGTTTTCAAATTTAGAAAattgagaagggaatcaaactAGCCCTTATTCGCTCTCTAACTCCTCTATGTGGGGGAGGGAGAAAATGGGTTGGGTAGGACACTTTTTGGATAACATAAGgagagtgagaaagagagagagattgaaTCTAAGAAATATGTAACAGTATTATTCACATTCTGTTATGAGTAGAAGCCTTGTACATTATTTATAGACTAGTAGTGAATCTAACATAGCAGAGTTGGTTACAGTAGTAACTAACCTGAACCAGTGCCAAAAACATGCACTCTAACTAGACTAAGACTTATAATATGAGAAGATTGTGATTGagttaatatttaaattttcctatttttaagGTTGAGCAGCAAACGCGGTCCATGGAATGTGATCTGGTATAAAGATGGACCACAAGATTGACTAACATGCATTTAAGACCACCCATTTAGAATGCAGATGCTCCAACTTTCACTGATCAGGTTAAAAAGGTGTTGTGGAAGGTCAAGAcatgattctcaactctcaGGAGCTCTAATAAGCAGAAACTAAGGCTATGCGCCCTCTCCTGGTTCTCGGATCACTCCAAAAGAATACAGGACCATAGTAAATTATTAGAATGAAGCAGTAATTACTGCTGCAAACCAATTTCCAAAATCTTGCGGGTACAGGTAGAGTTTGAATGGCCAAAAGAATCACAGGGAAGGAGAAAAATTATTGAATGACCAGCCTGTAGTGTAGAAGTCAAGACTTCTGGCTTCTGTTGTAAATTTGTGCTTATCATTAAGGTTAATTGGAGAACTTGATGAATtgtatataaaaaatttaatctaAGTTTTCTCCTTTTTGGATCCATACTAACGCATTGCAATAACAATTGAAATTTATATCTCTTGATGGTTTCCGTTTTTTCAGAATTTAAGCAAAGAAATTTTCCGATCGCATGTGGTAGTGCACGGTGGTAAGTGTAGTTTATGGCGATGGTGCGGTGGGAGTCTATAGCATAGAGGTACTAGCAAAAGATACATTAACACTAAAGCCAGCAATAGaggcagtggcggatccaggaccccgaggtcagggggttcaaaattttcaaatcagtacatcgataaaaatataattaaaaacaactgttttttttttttttataagctaaatGTATTGAATGAGAGTACTAGGGGTACCCAAAAAGACAAAAGTCTATACAATGTACAAGAataagaaaaccaaagttgaGCACTTAACACAAAGCATAGAAACGAAAAACATCAATAGCCCAAAGGCTCAGAACAGAGCTAAACAACTCCACCAGAATTAATAAAAACATCCCACCACTCCAAGTCTCCTATTGCAAAAACTCAGCCTCTGCAATCTCCTTTACTTGGCTACATGCCTTGAAAAGCAATTCAGCCTCCAATTGACAGCAAAACAATTACCAGACCCTTGTCTCTTGCAAAAACCATGAAGCTACAGAGTTCAGGCCTACAAACAACTCCTATTTGTAACTTCATGACAGCAACAACGATCTGTACCCAGAAAAACCTCTTCACCatcagaaaaacaaaacaaaacttagGGATACTTCCAACCACAATCATAGGCTCCCCGGGCAGATTCTTGGGTTTGTGGGATCTTTTATATGagtaagaaaaacaaaaattatacaaCCCAATCAGTTCAAAGTATTACAAactcatttgacaaatttaCCAAATCTACTCAATTGGACCATTATGTCTATGAGTATTGAATGAAAGTATTGTTATTTTCATAACAGCACCTTTTTTCTCTTGGTTCGTACTCTATTTATCAAATCAACACGTGTAAATGCATCTAGGAAGGGATTTCAGAAAATTATGTTTTGTCAAGGACCTGTGCAAACTCTCTCTCCCTAAACTTGGTCTGGTACCTTACAGCTTACACTCCCAAGCCCAAATTTTGGTTTCCCAGAgtagaatttcaaaatttcttTGCAAAGAACATAACCTTATTAAAACCCCTCTTGCCTCATAAACTGAGAACATCTAAAACCTATGATTATAGCAAAAATACACAAATATATACTACAAAATACAAAGTGAGAATCAAGCTAAGGTGATGGGTAGAAGGGATTTGAGTAGTCTAAGGCTACGATTATGACCAAATCACCAAACATGTCATCAAAATCAAGCttgagaagagaaaggaaatcaatttagggTTAGGGAAATCAGCCATACCTAGGGTAGAGCCGCAACAGACGGGCGGCTGGactggtggatggtggtggcgtggcgtggtggtggccggtggtggtggtgcgccGTGCGAGAGGGAGAGGGCGTGGTGACTGGTGAGCGAGCGTGAATCGTGAGTGAGAGGGTGAGAGCGTGACTGCGTGTCTGTGAGTGTGTGGGAGAGAGAGGAGTAAGTGGGGTCTGGGTGCAAATATAAAatctcagggggttcaaaaaaaaacattacaagggggtaagtagaattttatgttttttcagggggttcatctgaacccccTGACTTGgctgtgggtccgcccctgaaTAGAGGAGATAGATAATTCTCTAAATCTAAAAAAACAATTATGAGTCATGCTTATTACAAGGGTAACCAAAACTTCATTAAAGTCGAAATGAAAAATTGTAGAGGTTGTATACCATTGTTAACATGTTATGTAGGTAGCTTTTAGGTGTTGGCCTTGCTTAATGATATGGACAAACAGTTAGTTAGAGTAGTGGAAGTTTCACCTTCGACCATCCTATATGACCGGCTTAACATTTACTTGTTATGAGCCTTTTGCACCGCTCAGGGTAATGATTAGAGGTGTATCTAGGGGGGCCTAGCAGGGGCCATGCccccctcttttttttttttttctctttctacaattgatttacAACTATCTGAATTAAATATAAGATTTAATGTCGAGGCAGCGTAACTTCTTATACTTAGTTCAACTTTAGATCctaaggaaaattttaaatcattcGATAATTAtaaaataggcttaattgcaactttggtccccgacgtttactaatgccacgattttggtcccccacctaatttaattacatggatagtccccgacgttgtaggccgtgtgcaacgttagtcctaccgtttatttcttaatggaggaggtttacgtggacgtccagttggagagagaaatgaggtatgaggagagagggaagcacgtgagttgtaaggcccaagtttttaaacttatgccaagtaaatagaatcctattcacgattagggttgatgtatcgtgaagggaagcctgaactagagtttaccaaatgaaataaatgtatgaaggagaaagttcaggaaaagtcaaaggattgcatcatgatcgataaaagttatagcacgattgttatacgcttaaacctaggtcagaaacccgagtaaatagctagtttttcacttttaggcacgatggaagttaattccaaaaatcttcagagaaatgttagaacttctctttttccatatatcacaatcgtttcgaggcgaaactctaggatctacgaacgtccgattccaatcatcggaagtttgccgaaaccgaaaccctggtatttcaaaaccctagaatcacccgactatgaggactttttctattcggaacatcaaatgaagattccacacgcgtacacctatttctcttgatgatctcaatctttcttcagaaggaagttttctattccgacattcgatgcaaaaagcaacttatcgggtaaaatagttttataccaattatgcattagttgccaaaaatacaaggagacctcattctagtgttggaattctttcgccaaaacctatcttagaattcacggagaatgacgtcggaaaaatcagaatcgcgaaactttcattttcccgcgatttgccatcttctatatatagcaagcaagtgagaagaaaacacaaaactccaccattttctctcctcaaacccgcgagcttcaccaaggaataaggaagaagagtttttgttcatttcttgcttgatcgttgatccgttagttgctgcttcaaggcttcgaggtatagtcgctaatccttacctctgatcgctttttccatagcttttctgtagacttttctgagctgatagttttgaagtttttgcaaaactatcctgaatatttcatttctgattctaaacctcttccttatgtgcccaatatcacttctgccggattagattttccgttatgccgccggatttccgccggaatcaattttagccttaaatacccatttttggagtttttggagtaaagcttcaacctttaggctgaaaactatcgccttagcttagtgctagtaggattagttgtcataaacgtcgttaataacgtccctgtcaaatttggtttttgggatttcagttttgaaatttctaggtaagaggcacgcgggcagaaatggtcccaccgttgctggtgctaggattgatccgtttgatgtccatccctttccggaatgcattggttaactgggttaaccgccatatcatctcatgcaacatgcatactgacttagttgatgagtgtgtttgatacttgttagttctacttgatgcatgttaacggtgatttactgtcgttatattcattgtgaaacatacaaccctaggatgttatccctagctataagcctaagtggctattctcttatctatatctattggtggtattatttatataattctttggagttgaccctcgcgtcttctgtgtgtgctttggcggacaaacgccctttgtcagatgtctttggcgggctggttcacgacggttcacccttcgggggaaactagggttgagatgctggaaccggAGCACATCGCAGTAgcaagaggaggacggatggtgtacatagactaggtcgttctggattttgaattcggacgacgatcatgctagcatgtaggattgagtgttagtgtgagctcctcgagatgagattagtgtaggagtagagtcttagctctggacatcatttatttctttggggacagggtagtttcccacctatagctttttgtgtggtttcttacgggaatcacagagagttggttggacttaggaggtcttgtttcaggccgattgggataacttattctcgtttttgaggtttgtgttgcggacacttcacctctactttggtctgtactttttcctacgggcgttacatgcttcttctttccgtcactggaggttactcgtgacgaggttgctacttacagcgggaactcttatatataatgtatattagttctgttatttTTCGTATTTGGGTTTCATccatttcagtcttgtcttagttattatcaaaaaaaaaatatttacgtttttccgcattaagtttttcttttggttactaaagtgacgccaccgaaatcggggtgttacatgagtATCatgtgacccttatctgaacccattatacccaaacccctgacttccctggaacgaagaaggtaacgcgatttagatccctagggttttagatttgggtataatgagttcatataaggttcacgtgagttcacgtgatactcacgtgcttccctctctcctcagatctcatttttctctccaactagacgtccacgtaagcctcatccattaagaaataaacggtaggactaatgttgcacacgacctacaatgTCGGGGACCacccatgtaattaaattaggtgggggaccaaaatcgtggcattggtaaacgtcggggacaaGGTTCGATGACAGTGGGTGAGTATGCTGCCAAGTTGGAGGCTCTCTCCAAGCACTTCCGTTTCTTCCAAGTGCGGGTGGATGAGGCATACCTCTGCAACAGGTTTCTGAGGGGTTTGAGGAATGAAATCGAGAAGTCTGTCAGGCCGCTGGGGATCAGGGTTTGTCAACAGGTGGTTGAGAAGGCCCGTGAGGTAGAGGCGATGGAGAACAGACAAAGGGGTCAGACCGGCAATGGAGGACCAGTTCGCTCAGGACAGAGCCAATCAGGAAGGTATAGTGGACAGAAAGCTGCTGGAAGATTTGACAAGGGCAAGGCGCCGATGaggaagccttatcagcgtcctactGACAGGGTGCCTTTCGCTGGAAAGGGTGCATCACCTGCTCCTAAGGATGATGTCGTCTGTTTCAAGTGCaatgatgaccctagtttagtagtgtttttagggtcatttcttagttagttttgagtcttttgttgagtctcatgtagtgtttcatgcattctcatgcatttttatctttatttgtgtttttactttgttttggtaaatttatagttttatagggacctttcttgcattttaagtaagtttaggacttgcatatcttttctacttgaattgagggtcttttatgctaataaactcttggaaatcctagatattttccttgcgTTGTTCCCAAGaagctaggtctgaaaactgataaagaaagaaggtcaagaggcttggaaaattgaagggaggcataaagaggagttaagaagaagttcaagaacctttctagcatgtagagagcgctcaggcgctcgtgttgagcggttgagcgccaattggatcgCTCCTTCCAGAGGCGTTGTTTTCACTTTGAATTGGCactcaggcgtgcttaattggcgcctgagcgcccagactcgacttgtttgcctataaataggctttttgtcatttcttttgtaacttttgtcatttcaatacattcctaaataagttagaagtaaggTTAGGCtttggagcttgaggagaagctttctccaagtccatgttccaggttttatccttcttttcttgtatggactccatagccatgcttggctaaaccccttttgctttgggttctttgtaagacttatgatgttttaatcttaattcctatttctattcatgaatcctctgagtaaacccttgaatcccatatccatgctttatgtatAAAGTTAGAAcgcgtgctagctttatgcttatctataatagaacggaagtttgttatagattagggacttgttgtgggattacctcttctatgcttgctactaggaatagaggaaaggttggggtttgttggcctgaattgcatgcttaatgcctttagcaaatgtttaggttaccaaggaattgtgcctatcttttggcttgagaggattgtgtatgcgaggcatcgatagatgattgattaggctagagcatcaaggagagactcaaagttttgtggatagaataagttgattagaactgaattagttaagcaagaacccaatgCATGCTCAccattagtcacctaaacaatcaaccttaaaactgaattttatttgctttccaaccttgaacttgattctTAAACCGAATTCACAtcccaattccctgtggttcgataaattaaaaccgggtagattatgtacacttgcagattgaccaacaagtttttggcgccgttgccggggaattgtttgtgattttttatttaagtttttagtttgtggttttattttagttttgaacttgtctagaattggtgctactaatcctTCTCTGTTTTAGTGTCATACTTTCAGGTTGCTCTCGAGAGAGACACCGTCATGGGTGGTCATATGACGAAGGAGGATATGCAAGCCCATATTGAGGCgagaatccaagaggggatcaccctccggttacgtgaacaagaagttgagaatgccaactgGTCTCTTCGGGAACCCACTTCATCTactatgagttatgactatcctGGGAGCATTGTTTTTCCCGAGGGAGTTGGAAACTTTGAGTTGAGAccgacattcatcaacttggtgagccaaaggcaatatggtggaggtgccCTGGAAGATCCTCAcgctcacatggagaggttcatccggaattgcaacacttatcgtgtgaacaatgttccggcggatgcaattcggttgagcttgttttcattttctttgaaggatgtagcggaggaatggctgaatttacaacctcaagggagtatcactacttgggaagacttagTAGAAAAATttacaacaaggttcttcccaagagcccttttgaggaaattgaaaaaagacattatgaattttgtgcaaaccGCTGAAGAGAATCtatatgaagcttgggagcgcttcaagaagctcttgagaaaatgtcctcaacacaatctcacccaagctgaattggttgcaacattttatgatggtctacaatactcttggaggtttggcctagatgcggcttcaaatgggGAGTTCGATGTTCTTCCCctacaagcggggtatgacttaatagaaaagatggcagcgagagccatgaactctgaaaatgatcgtcaaacccgaaggagtaaggttgaagtggaagcttatgacaagctcttggcttccaacaagcaactctccgaaCGAATGgcggagattcaaaatcacataaagGCGACCAATTTGGTCGGTGCTACAGTAGTCAAAGTGGAGTGTGTGGTTAATGGAGGGCCTCATGTTAGTGATTGTTGTACCATGACTAGTTAAGGTTTCCGAGATCAAAGCTCTGGACTATCTCAACAAGTCCAAGAGcaagttggtgaaaatgatggtggcaagaagagcttagaggaTCTATTGGAGAGCTGCATCAACCGCATGAAGAACAACTATAAGAACCAAGAGGTagctatcaagaacttggagaaccaacttggccagctagccaagcaaatagccgaaaAGCCTCAAGGTAAACTTCCTTCcgatactatccccaatcccaaacaagaaaattctgctgTTGTTACTAATAGAAGTGGTAGAGTGTTGAGTGGGTTAGAAAAGAAAGTAGAGGGAGGAAAAAGTGAGGAAATAGTTGAGGAGGAAGTGAATGTTCCTATTAAAAATAGAGTGATGAATGATCTTATTCCTGAACTTGGCAAAGTACCTTTTCCTAAAGCACTAGCTAAaaagaatttggataaaaagttttcaaaatttttggaagtttttaagaaactccatatcgATATCCCTTTTTCCGATGCTTTGGAAAAAATGtctatctatgctaagttcatgaaggacattttaagtaagagaaggaagttgagtgaggttgatgaaactatcatgatgaccgaggagtgtagtgccattttgcaaagaaaaatgcctaagaagagtAGGATCCTAggagttttactatcccagtggagattgaggggttgactgttgttgaagccttggCGActtgggagcgagcatcaacttgatgccgcttagcatgtttaaaaggctgaacttaggagaggtcaccccgaccatgctctccttacaaatggcggaccgatccctaaaaacaccatatgggattgtggaagatgttatggtgaaggtggacaagtatgtgttccctgtggactttgtggtgctggacatggaggaggatgcaaagattcctctcattctaggccg from Lotus japonicus ecotype B-129 chromosome 2, LjGifu_v1.2 includes:
- the LOC130736115 gene encoding uncharacterized protein LOC130736115, with the protein product MTVGEYAAKLEALSKHFRFFQVRVDEAYLCNRFLRGLRNEIEKSVRPLGIRVCQQVVEKAREVEAMENRQRGQTGNGGPVRSGQSQSGRYSGQKAAGRFDKGKAPMRKPYQRPTDRVPFAGKGASPAPKDDVAAVTDDLIQVTCVIAGNSLMVLFDSGATHSFIAEECVEKLGLLTADLPFDLVVTTPAADRLVTRTTCLRCPLIYEDRKFFANLICLGLKELNVILGMD